In Micromonospora sp. LH3U1, one genomic interval encodes:
- a CDS encoding sensor histidine kinase, producing MASSTRSHAARPYPTRRRGWKIAGRMRIIVAAPLVAVIGFAGLALTESARQTARASDLQILAQVGAEAGDLAYRLQRERIAAADLLTYAAPEQQDAFGAEIAATDEGVARYRRQRDLLPSDADANHVLLRRIDEALDGLAPLRTQVRTAAHASVSAMTFSYRIAIADLINFRENVSHGVINAGLADGIRASAALSKTAEAIGQQQVAVLRAVAAGELTPAMQQDITAARTSYTEGSLSFLALAPADWSIWWEQAGTGKEALALQRMQDEVFRAQPGTRLQVENAAWVSTTQTRAARLAELRGRVDVAVLDDVRSAHADQRRRAVAEAVGVLLALVLTALVTWAVARQITRRLRRLRDAANAVAFEQLPAVVAQLQQPGSAAVDPHKLARQHSTAALEASSDDEIGELGQAFSAVHQAAVRTAAEQAVMRANTADIFIHLSRREQRLVDAVLAQVDLVERDETDPDRLHQLYTLDNLATRMGRINASLLVLGGVGVGRVRQNDVPLQQVLQAALSQIEHYARIRLGMIDGDVAVAAKTVDEVVHLLAELMDNATTYSPPGSETWVSGRSLGDRVIVQVSDEGVGLSPQRMQQLNELLARPPAIDVAAVRAMGLVVVGQLAARLGATVHLRRGPRRGTLAEATLPASIIRSLPPEEYLLAPGRLSRRAARRASPPPPYQPRPEPTAGRPPAERTLPAAPVFRPAPPPPDRGDAPTEELLIFEQVNHWFHSDVVDGQDGQEWSSPADDAWRTAAQATTPEVATTTTSGLPKRQPQRHLVPGGVTVPQQQQRSEYRDPAQVATAMAAYARGVATRRRPAINLSNT from the coding sequence TTGGCGTCGAGCACCCGGTCCCACGCGGCCCGACCCTACCCGACCCGTCGACGCGGTTGGAAGATCGCCGGCCGGATGCGCATCATCGTCGCGGCACCGCTCGTCGCCGTGATCGGCTTCGCCGGTCTCGCGCTGACCGAGAGCGCACGCCAGACCGCCCGCGCCAGCGACCTGCAGATCCTGGCACAGGTCGGCGCCGAGGCCGGTGACCTGGCCTACCGGCTGCAACGCGAACGCATCGCCGCCGCCGACCTGCTCACCTATGCCGCACCGGAGCAGCAGGACGCCTTCGGCGCGGAGATCGCCGCCACCGACGAGGGGGTCGCCCGCTACCGCCGGCAACGGGACCTGCTGCCCTCCGACGCCGACGCCAACCACGTCCTGCTGCGCCGCATCGACGAGGCCCTGGACGGCCTGGCCCCGCTGCGCACCCAGGTACGCACGGCGGCGCACGCCTCGGTGTCGGCGATGACCTTCAGCTACCGCATCGCGATCGCCGACCTGATCAACTTCCGGGAGAACGTCTCGCACGGCGTGATCAACGCTGGGCTCGCCGACGGGATCCGGGCCTCGGCGGCGCTGTCGAAGACGGCGGAGGCGATCGGTCAGCAGCAGGTGGCCGTGCTCCGCGCGGTCGCGGCGGGCGAGCTGACCCCCGCCATGCAGCAGGACATCACCGCGGCCCGGACGAGCTACACCGAAGGGAGCCTGTCGTTCCTGGCACTGGCCCCTGCGGACTGGAGCATCTGGTGGGAACAGGCCGGCACCGGCAAGGAGGCGCTCGCCCTGCAACGGATGCAGGACGAGGTGTTCCGAGCCCAGCCGGGAACGCGACTGCAGGTGGAGAACGCCGCCTGGGTGTCCACCACGCAGACGCGCGCCGCCCGCCTGGCCGAGCTGCGAGGGCGGGTCGACGTCGCGGTCCTCGACGACGTCCGGAGCGCGCACGCCGACCAGCGACGCAGGGCCGTGGCCGAGGCGGTCGGCGTCCTCCTGGCACTGGTGCTGACCGCGCTGGTGACCTGGGCCGTCGCCCGGCAGATCACCCGGCGGCTGCGTCGCCTGCGGGACGCGGCCAACGCTGTGGCGTTCGAACAGCTCCCCGCCGTGGTGGCCCAACTTCAACAGCCGGGCAGCGCCGCCGTCGACCCGCACAAGCTGGCCCGCCAGCACTCCACCGCCGCCCTCGAAGCGTCCAGTGACGACGAGATCGGCGAGCTGGGCCAGGCGTTCAGCGCCGTGCACCAGGCCGCTGTGCGGACCGCCGCCGAGCAGGCCGTCATGCGCGCCAACACCGCCGACATCTTCATCCACCTGAGCCGCCGCGAACAGCGACTCGTCGATGCCGTCCTGGCCCAGGTCGACCTGGTCGAGCGGGATGAGACCGATCCCGACCGGCTGCACCAGCTCTACACACTGGACAACCTGGCGACCCGGATGGGCCGGATCAACGCCAGCCTGCTGGTGCTCGGCGGCGTCGGCGTCGGTCGCGTACGCCAGAACGACGTCCCTCTGCAACAGGTGCTCCAGGCGGCGCTGTCCCAGATCGAGCACTACGCGCGGATCCGGCTCGGCATGATCGACGGGGACGTCGCCGTGGCGGCCAAGACCGTCGACGAGGTCGTGCACCTGCTCGCCGAACTCATGGACAACGCGACGACGTACTCGCCGCCGGGCAGCGAGACGTGGGTGAGCGGCCGGAGCCTGGGTGACCGCGTCATCGTCCAGGTCAGCGACGAGGGCGTGGGGCTGTCCCCGCAGCGGATGCAGCAGCTCAACGAGCTGCTGGCCCGCCCACCGGCGATCGACGTTGCCGCCGTACGGGCGATGGGGCTCGTCGTCGTGGGCCAGCTCGCGGCCCGGCTGGGGGCCACCGTCCACCTGCGACGCGGCCCCCGACGCGGCACCCTCGCCGAGGCGACGCTGCCCGCCTCCATCATCCGGTCGCTGCCACCGGAGGAGTACCTGCTGGCACCCGGCCGGCTGTCGCGACGTGCGGCCCGTAGGGCCAGCCCTCCACCGCCGTACCAGCCGCGCCCTGAGCCCACCGCCGGGCGCCCTCCGGCCGAACGGACACTGCCGGCGGCGCCGGTGTTCCGACCGGCTCCCCCACCCCCGGACCGCGGTGACGCGCCCACCGAGGAGCTGCTCATCTTCGAACAGGTCAACCACTGGTTCCACAGCGATGTCGTCGACGGCCAAGACGGCCAGGAGTGGTCCAGCCCGGCTGACGACGCCTGGCGCACCGCCGCCCAGGCCACCACCCCAGAGGTCGCCACGACCACGACGTCGGGCCTGCCCAAACGGCAGCCGCAACGGCATCTCGTGCCCGGCGGCGTGACCGTTCCCCAGCAGCAGCAACGGTCGGAGTATCGCGACCCGGCCCAGGTGGCCACGGCGATGGCCGCGTACGCGCGCGGTGTGGCGACCCGACGGCGCCCCGCGATCAACCTCAGCAACACATGA
- a CDS encoding helix-turn-helix transcriptional regulator, whose product MEHTSPSSSAHSVASQRFRWELRSCRVRRGLTQRALADLVRFSRETVAAVESGRRFGSHEFAVRCDDVLSTGGRLAALWPQVAAEQLAADGRRAPLPGPGPTGSAGATSAGPA is encoded by the coding sequence ATGGAGCACACGTCCCCGTCGAGCTCTGCTCACTCTGTGGCCAGTCAGCGGTTCCGATGGGAACTGCGCAGCTGCCGCGTCCGACGGGGCCTGACCCAGCGAGCCCTGGCGGATCTGGTGCGGTTCAGCCGGGAGACGGTCGCGGCGGTCGAGTCGGGTCGCCGGTTCGGCAGCCACGAGTTCGCGGTGCGCTGCGACGACGTGCTCAGCACCGGCGGCCGGTTGGCGGCACTGTGGCCGCAGGTCGCCGCCGAGCAGTTGGCGGCCGACGGCCGCCGCGCCCCGCTCCCCGGACCCGGCCCAACTGGATCGGCCGGTGCCACGTCAGCAGGGCCGGCGTGA
- a CDS encoding ABC transporter ATP-binding protein, translated as MNPLLSAQDVSVRYGSLAALAGVDLCIHDGQRHALIGPNGAGKTTLLNVIGGSTKPQRGTVRFEGRDIDRLAPAARARRGINRIHQRPAVFSTLTATENIVVAALPRVIPRRRWWPGGRRRTAQHRAGPLLDQMGLADVAAVPAGHLAHGQRRQLEIAMALAGRPRLLLLDEPAAGLSAIEVGRLVELLRALPRAVAVLLVEHRLDLVYALSDTVTVLRDGQTLAAGTPDQIRTSPLVRQAYADGVA; from the coding sequence GTGAACCCGCTGCTGAGCGCCCAGGATGTCAGCGTGCGGTACGGCTCGCTCGCCGCGCTCGCCGGTGTGGACCTCTGCATCCACGACGGCCAGCGGCACGCCCTGATCGGCCCCAACGGGGCCGGCAAGACGACCCTGCTCAATGTGATCGGCGGGTCCACGAAGCCGCAGCGCGGCACGGTGCGGTTCGAAGGACGGGACATCGATCGGCTCGCTCCGGCGGCACGGGCCCGACGGGGCATCAACCGCATACACCAACGACCCGCGGTCTTTTCGACGCTCACCGCGACCGAGAACATCGTGGTGGCCGCGCTGCCCCGGGTCATCCCACGTCGGCGGTGGTGGCCGGGCGGACGCCGACGCACCGCGCAACACCGGGCCGGTCCGCTGCTGGACCAGATGGGCCTCGCCGACGTCGCGGCGGTGCCCGCCGGGCACCTCGCACACGGCCAACGACGCCAGCTGGAGATCGCGATGGCCCTTGCCGGTCGCCCCCGCCTGCTGCTGCTCGACGAACCGGCGGCCGGGCTGTCCGCCATCGAGGTCGGCCGGCTGGTCGAGTTGCTCCGGGCGCTGCCCAGGGCGGTCGCCGTGTTACTCGTCGAACATCGACTGGACCTGGTGTACGCCCTCTCCGACACGGTGACCGTGCTCCGCGACGGTCAGACGTTGGCCGCCGGTACGCCGGACCAGATCCGTACCTCGCCGCTGGTGCGGCAGGCCTACGCCGACGGGGTGGCCTGA
- a CDS encoding branched-chain amino acid ABC transporter permease, with protein sequence MIAVAAGTNRIDPYLIPALDGVAYGLLVFVAASGLVFCFGVANILNLAHGLLYAIGGYTAAALLDGGWASLALALAVGVLAAAAAGVLLAGLLTPVATGSHLTQALLTFGVALAGGSLLVAGFGPDDPRVQVPAALDGSVVVAGHRYAAYRLVFIVVAAAIAVALYLVVRRTRAGMLVRAAVDDAEMVACLGVSPARIRAGVLAAAGALAGAAGVLGAPIIGPGTDTADTVLLLSLVVVVLGGLGSMAGTLLAALAIGEIQTLGVALLPSAAPFLLFAAMAAVLAVRARGLATRWGAT encoded by the coding sequence ATGATCGCGGTGGCGGCCGGCACGAACCGGATCGACCCGTACCTGATCCCGGCGTTGGACGGCGTCGCCTACGGGCTGCTCGTCTTCGTCGCCGCGTCGGGCCTGGTCTTCTGTTTCGGCGTCGCCAACATCCTCAACCTGGCGCACGGCCTGCTCTACGCGATCGGCGGGTACACCGCCGCAGCGCTGCTCGACGGCGGCTGGGCGAGTCTGGCGTTGGCGCTTGCGGTGGGTGTGCTGGCCGCCGCCGCGGCGGGTGTGCTGCTGGCCGGCCTCCTCACGCCGGTCGCCACCGGCAGTCATCTGACCCAGGCGCTGCTCACGTTCGGGGTGGCACTGGCCGGCGGCAGCCTGCTCGTCGCCGGTTTCGGGCCCGACGACCCTCGGGTCCAGGTGCCCGCCGCCCTGGACGGTTCGGTGGTGGTCGCCGGCCACCGCTATGCCGCGTACCGGCTGGTCTTCATCGTCGTCGCGGCGGCGATCGCCGTCGCGCTCTACCTCGTGGTGCGGCGCACCAGGGCCGGGATGCTGGTCCGGGCTGCCGTGGACGACGCGGAGATGGTCGCGTGTCTGGGCGTGAGTCCCGCGCGGATCCGGGCCGGTGTGCTCGCCGCCGCCGGTGCGCTGGCCGGCGCGGCCGGGGTCCTGGGAGCGCCCATCATCGGTCCCGGCACGGACACCGCCGACACCGTGCTGTTGCTGTCCCTGGTGGTCGTCGTCCTCGGTGGCCTCGGGTCCATGGCCGGCACCCTGCTCGCCGCACTCGCGATCGGCGAGATCCAGACGCTGGGGGTGGCGCTGCTGCCGTCCGCCGCGCCGTTCCTGCTGTTCGCCGCCATGGCGGCCGTGCTGGCCGTGCGGGCCCGTGGCCTGGCCACCAGGTGGGGTGCGACATGA
- a CDS encoding ABC transporter substrate-binding protein, translating into MPLTTPRRSHALTATLLALVLGVSTACGDDGPGTSAGGSIKIGLLASLSGTYQAVGTEIRDGFQLYLDTHDGKLGGRQVDLVVADEGNGAQTAVPAATKLLKQDRVSALTGIVGGGSVAGVTPLLNETKVPLVGSNGRPELKDVSRVWHTSYLSDEPGEAIAQHVRDNVQGSVYAIGPDYQGGWDELRGFTDAFGKIGGKLANSDGKTTFTPFPTTTNFTPYFARIKASGAAAVYTFYAGSAAVDFVKQYAQSEIKDVPLYAAGFLTEGGVLNAQGEAARDIYSVLNYSPDLDNAENRAFVAAWKAKHDGSPTTYALASYDAAAVLDRAIGAAGSDPTPEAINAAIGQLGQIASPRGTWQFSTTTHSPVQKWYLRQVRQDGRALSNTVVGDLATVGR; encoded by the coding sequence ATGCCTCTCACCACCCCTCGGCGCAGCCATGCCCTCACCGCGACACTGCTCGCGCTCGTGCTGGGCGTCAGCACTGCCTGCGGCGACGACGGGCCCGGCACGAGCGCCGGCGGCTCGATAAAGATCGGCCTGCTCGCATCGCTGTCCGGCACGTACCAGGCCGTCGGCACGGAGATCCGCGACGGCTTCCAGCTCTACCTGGACACCCACGACGGCAAGCTCGGCGGTCGACAGGTCGACCTCGTCGTCGCGGACGAGGGCAACGGCGCCCAGACCGCCGTGCCGGCGGCGACCAAACTGCTCAAGCAGGACCGGGTGTCCGCACTCACCGGCATCGTCGGTGGCGGGTCGGTCGCCGGGGTCACCCCCCTGCTCAACGAGACCAAGGTGCCACTCGTCGGCTCCAACGGCCGACCCGAGCTCAAGGACGTCTCCCGGGTCTGGCACACCTCGTACCTCTCGGACGAGCCCGGGGAGGCGATCGCCCAGCACGTCCGCGACAACGTGCAGGGCTCGGTGTACGCGATCGGCCCGGACTACCAGGGCGGTTGGGACGAGCTGCGCGGCTTCACCGACGCGTTCGGGAAGATCGGCGGGAAGCTCGCCAACAGCGACGGCAAGACCACCTTCACGCCGTTCCCGACCACCACCAACTTCACCCCGTACTTCGCCCGGATCAAGGCGTCGGGCGCGGCTGCCGTCTACACCTTCTACGCCGGCAGCGCTGCCGTCGACTTCGTCAAGCAGTACGCGCAGTCCGAGATCAAGGACGTCCCGCTGTACGCGGCCGGGTTCCTCACCGAGGGCGGCGTGCTCAACGCCCAGGGCGAGGCCGCCCGGGACATCTACTCGGTGCTCAACTACTCGCCCGACCTCGACAACGCGGAGAACCGCGCCTTCGTGGCGGCGTGGAAGGCCAAGCACGACGGTTCCCCGACCACGTACGCGCTCGCCTCGTACGACGCGGCGGCGGTGTTGGACCGGGCGATCGGCGCCGCCGGGAGCGACCCGACCCCGGAGGCCATCAACGCGGCCATCGGTCAGCTCGGCCAGATCGCCAGCCCGCGCGGCACCTGGCAGTTCTCCACCACCACGCACTCCCCCGTGCAGAAGTGGTACCTGCGGCAGGTCCGCCAGGACGGCCGGGCGCTGTCCAACACCGTCGTGGGTGACCTCGCGACCGTCGGCCGATGA
- a CDS encoding branched-chain amino acid ABC transporter permease, translating to MRDEVIRRGRGVVAALVLAGLVVAPWVVDDYTTAILARTLALALVGVSVALLTGVAGMPTLGQTAPYAAGAYGCAVLGSRISDVGVVQLAVAAGAGAVLAALTVPLVVHARGVIVLMITLAVGELVVTVLGRWRSVTGGTDGLAGIAPVRPFWGLPVLASDQARYLYTLVVVATLVGAVLLLLRTRAGLLLRAGRDDETRLHASGHRVPLHVSGAHIAAGAIAGAAGSLLVVAQQYISPADFGFDTSALLLLGVVIGGTASVGGALVGAALVIAVRDWLFGVLPGHAPLVLGALFVATVYLLPTGVNRARGRLRRPSAPPSAPPGQPVAPAARDHATVPELRA from the coding sequence ATGAGGGACGAGGTGATCCGGCGGGGTCGCGGCGTGGTCGCGGCACTCGTCCTGGCCGGCCTGGTCGTCGCGCCGTGGGTGGTCGACGACTACACCACGGCGATCCTCGCCCGGACGTTGGCGCTGGCCCTGGTCGGGGTGAGCGTGGCGCTGCTCACCGGCGTCGCCGGCATGCCCACCCTCGGCCAGACCGCACCGTACGCGGCCGGCGCCTACGGCTGTGCCGTGCTGGGGAGCCGGATCTCCGACGTCGGCGTCGTGCAGCTCGCCGTCGCGGCGGGCGCGGGGGCGGTGTTGGCCGCGTTGACCGTGCCGCTCGTCGTCCACGCCCGCGGGGTGATCGTTCTGATGATCACCCTGGCCGTCGGCGAACTCGTCGTGACCGTTCTCGGCCGCTGGCGGTCGGTGACCGGTGGCACGGACGGGCTGGCCGGCATCGCCCCGGTCCGCCCGTTCTGGGGGCTGCCGGTCCTGGCCAGCGACCAGGCGCGTTATCTCTACACCCTGGTCGTCGTGGCCACGCTGGTCGGCGCGGTGCTGTTGCTGCTGCGTACCCGGGCCGGGCTGCTCCTGCGTGCCGGCCGGGACGACGAGACGCGGCTGCACGCCAGTGGTCACCGGGTGCCGCTGCACGTGTCCGGCGCGCACATCGCCGCCGGGGCGATAGCCGGCGCCGCCGGCTCGCTACTGGTCGTCGCCCAGCAGTACATCTCCCCCGCCGATTTCGGCTTCGACACGTCCGCCCTGCTGCTGCTCGGTGTCGTCATCGGTGGCACCGCCTCGGTCGGCGGCGCCCTGGTGGGCGCGGCGCTGGTCATCGCCGTCCGGGACTGGCTGTTCGGGGTGCTGCCCGGCCACGCGCCGCTGGTGCTGGGCGCGCTGTTCGTGGCGACGGTCTATCTGCTGCCGACCGGAGTCAACCGGGCACGGGGCAGATTGCGCCGTCCGAGCGCCCCGCCGAGCGCCCCGCCGGGCCAGCCGGTCGCCCCAGCCGCCCGTGACCACGCCACGGTTCCGGAGCTACGCGCGTGA
- a CDS encoding cytochrome P450, with product MRLNPFAGAYLIDPASMWRRILDDPDGVHYAEDLGLWLISRHAHVRRALADAATFANALTLAPVYEVSPEAMSVFMQIDVPPTTAAADPPVHPRTRRALRATFANTPDRVEAEYGAIIRRRVDQLVSRLATRQGDQVDLIPEFATELPLLVVLDILGVPDADIGRIRRWADGQIALIWGQPDPAEQARLAQSLLEFWQYCEELVRQRVDSGHQGEDFISRALAYRDDDDAVLTVPEVASLAFNLLVAGHETTAGLLAHALDQALSSPQRWSAIAADPGVVPAFVAETLRFAPAIDGWLRVTSREVTLGEVTIPAGARCLLLIGAANRDPAVFAHPDQFDPHRADGANHVSFGHGPHFCIGAGLARLEAGIALTRLAAAIPGLRLTPEQHRSYKPNVAFRAHHTLLATIDIMAPADVPAARGGATTEVHAA from the coding sequence ATGCGGTTGAATCCGTTCGCCGGGGCCTATCTCATCGATCCGGCAAGTATGTGGCGGCGCATTCTCGACGATCCCGACGGGGTGCACTACGCCGAGGACCTGGGCCTGTGGTTGATCAGCAGGCACGCACACGTCCGGCGCGCCCTCGCCGACGCCGCGACGTTCGCCAACGCCCTCACCCTCGCCCCGGTCTACGAGGTGTCTCCGGAGGCGATGAGCGTGTTCATGCAGATCGACGTGCCACCCACGACGGCCGCCGCGGACCCACCGGTGCACCCGCGCACCCGCCGGGCCCTACGGGCGACCTTCGCGAACACCCCCGACCGGGTCGAGGCCGAGTACGGCGCGATCATCCGGCGCCGGGTCGACCAGCTGGTGTCCCGCCTCGCCACCCGCCAGGGCGACCAGGTCGACCTGATCCCGGAATTCGCCACCGAACTACCCCTGCTGGTGGTCCTGGACATCCTCGGGGTACCCGACGCCGACATCGGGCGGATCCGGAGGTGGGCGGACGGTCAGATCGCCCTCATCTGGGGGCAGCCGGACCCGGCCGAGCAGGCACGCCTGGCGCAGAGCCTGCTGGAGTTCTGGCAATACTGCGAGGAACTTGTCCGCCAGCGGGTGGACAGCGGACATCAGGGCGAGGACTTCATCAGCCGGGCTCTGGCCTACCGGGACGACGATGACGCGGTGCTGACGGTGCCCGAGGTGGCGAGCCTGGCCTTCAATCTCCTGGTCGCCGGCCACGAGACCACCGCCGGGCTGCTCGCCCACGCCCTCGACCAGGCGTTGTCCAGCCCGCAGCGGTGGTCGGCGATCGCCGCGGATCCGGGGGTCGTCCCCGCGTTCGTGGCCGAGACGCTCCGGTTCGCGCCCGCCATCGACGGCTGGCTCCGGGTGACCAGCCGAGAGGTCACCCTGGGAGAGGTCACGATTCCCGCGGGGGCGCGCTGTCTGCTGCTGATCGGAGCGGCGAACCGCGACCCTGCGGTCTTCGCCCATCCGGATCAGTTCGATCCGCACCGGGCGGACGGGGCGAATCACGTTTCGTTCGGCCACGGTCCACATTTCTGCATCGGGGCGGGATTGGCGCGACTCGAGGCTGGGATCGCCCTGACCCGGCTCGCCGCAGCCATTCCCGGCCTACGGCTGACGCCTGAGCAACATCGTTCATACAAACCCAATGTCGCGTTTCGTGCGCACCACACGCTGCTCGCGACAATCGATATCATGGCACCCGCCGACGTCCCGGCGGCACGAGGTGGGGCGACCACCGAGGTGCACGCCGCCTGA
- a CDS encoding roadblock/LC7 domain-containing protein → MSDQQDLGWLLDSFAARATEVSHAIAISSDGLMVAATRDLPPDRADQLAATGSGLVSLLRGAAAFFDAGAVISNVTQLEGGFMFSMAFNDGASLLVLAAPECDVGKVSYEMTELANRIGDALTPAARAALARSR, encoded by the coding sequence GTGAGTGACCAACAGGATCTCGGCTGGCTGCTGGACAGCTTCGCCGCGCGCGCGACCGAGGTCAGCCATGCGATCGCCATCTCCAGCGACGGCCTGATGGTGGCCGCCACCCGCGACCTGCCGCCGGACCGGGCCGACCAGTTGGCCGCGACGGGCAGCGGGCTCGTCAGCCTGCTGCGCGGCGCCGCGGCCTTCTTCGACGCCGGCGCCGTGATCTCCAACGTCACGCAGCTCGAGGGCGGATTCATGTTCTCGATGGCCTTCAACGACGGCGCCTCGCTGCTGGTGCTCGCCGCACCCGAGTGTGACGTGGGCAAGGTCTCCTACGAGATGACCGAGCTGGCCAACCGCATCGGGGACGCCCTGACCCCTGCGGCCCGAGCGGCACTCGCCCGCAGCCGCTGA
- a CDS encoding AbfB domain-containing protein produces the protein MTRQVRIRPALPLLLILTLVAGLFAAPTRPAQAAPPKTPPLTTPWTSQALVGTPLPEYPRPQMTRPDWLNLNGEWQLRQSGTDDAPQFGINLPERVNVPFPVESALSGIQRAANDNRNYLFYRRTVTIPANWSGRRTLLHFGAVDWQSTVWVNGVRVGAHTGGYDAFTFDVTPQLTAGANEIVVKVWDPTDTGQNGSLPPIGKQTKTPSGIFYTPSSGIWQTVWMEPVPTASISSVDVYPNLSNNTLRVRVFTRGDVSGHSVLAEALNGSTVVGSATGGFTEFSVPVPNARRWSPDDPFLYNLRVTLRNAGAATVDRTTHYFGMREITTGLVNGVLRPKLNGQFVFQVGTLDQGYWPDGLYTAPTDTALAFDLQKHKDLGFNMVRKHIKVEPQRWFYHADRLGLLVWQDIPSMTAQDINPTDAQQAQFETEAREIVDEHRSSPAVIAYTPYNEGWGERALADTRRVAQNIKNQDPTRLVNPHSGHNCCQSLGNPGNGDIDDWHVYLGPGSPVPSSSRIAVLGEFGGLGLHTPGHEYSPNGSFFAYEWQSSSNALTDRYVGLVQGSQNLMLGKGLSASVYTEITDLEGELNGFLTYDRQVIKMDQARVRAANTALINASKAIGNSAPVALPVNTRRSLQVTTPGYTNRYLRHQDSLAYTAVVDAASSSLLKADATYTVRPGLADSSCYSFESVNFSGQYLRHQNSRIRNSPDDGSALMRADATWCARVGLTGTGVSLESYNFRGRYLRHYNSEVWLSDGAGGDAYNTPALWAADSTWNIAAPWAP, from the coding sequence ATGACACGACAGGTCCGCATCCGCCCCGCCCTGCCTCTGCTGCTGATCCTCACCCTGGTCGCCGGCCTGTTCGCCGCGCCCACCCGGCCGGCACAGGCCGCCCCTCCCAAGACGCCGCCACTGACCACCCCCTGGACCAGTCAGGCGTTGGTCGGCACACCACTGCCGGAGTACCCGCGACCGCAGATGACGCGGCCCGACTGGCTCAATCTCAACGGCGAGTGGCAGCTCCGCCAGTCCGGCACCGACGACGCCCCGCAGTTCGGCATCAACCTGCCCGAGCGGGTCAACGTGCCCTTCCCGGTGGAGAGCGCACTGTCCGGCATCCAACGGGCCGCCAACGACAACCGCAACTACCTGTTCTACCGGCGCACCGTCACCATCCCGGCGAACTGGTCGGGTCGGCGGACCCTGCTGCACTTCGGCGCCGTCGACTGGCAGAGCACCGTCTGGGTCAACGGCGTCCGGGTCGGTGCGCACACCGGCGGCTACGACGCCTTCACCTTCGACGTGACCCCCCAGCTCACCGCCGGAGCCAACGAGATCGTCGTGAAGGTCTGGGACCCCACCGACACTGGGCAGAACGGCAGCCTGCCCCCCATCGGCAAGCAGACCAAGACACCCAGCGGGATTTTCTACACCCCCAGCTCGGGCATCTGGCAGACGGTGTGGATGGAGCCGGTGCCCACGGCCTCCATCAGCAGCGTGGACGTCTATCCGAACCTGAGCAACAACACCCTGCGGGTCCGGGTCTTCACCCGGGGCGACGTGAGCGGCCACAGCGTGCTCGCCGAGGCGCTGAACGGAAGCACCGTGGTCGGCTCGGCCACCGGCGGTTTCACCGAGTTCAGCGTGCCGGTGCCCAACGCTCGCCGCTGGTCACCCGACGACCCGTTCCTCTACAACCTCCGGGTAACCCTCCGCAACGCCGGAGCTGCCACCGTGGACCGGACCACGCACTACTTCGGGATGCGTGAGATCACTACCGGCCTGGTGAACGGGGTGCTGCGCCCCAAGCTCAACGGGCAGTTCGTGTTCCAGGTCGGCACCCTCGACCAGGGCTACTGGCCGGACGGGCTGTACACCGCGCCGACCGACACCGCCCTCGCCTTCGACCTGCAGAAGCACAAGGATCTCGGCTTCAACATGGTGCGCAAGCACATCAAGGTCGAACCGCAGCGCTGGTTCTACCACGCGGACCGCCTCGGCCTCCTGGTCTGGCAGGACATCCCGTCGATGACCGCGCAGGACATCAACCCCACCGACGCCCAGCAGGCGCAGTTCGAGACCGAGGCACGCGAGATCGTCGACGAGCACCGCAGCTCGCCTGCCGTGATCGCGTACACGCCCTACAACGAGGGTTGGGGTGAGCGGGCCCTGGCCGACACCCGCAGGGTCGCGCAGAACATCAAGAACCAGGACCCGACCCGCCTGGTCAACCCGCACAGCGGCCACAACTGCTGCCAGTCCCTCGGCAACCCCGGCAACGGTGACATCGACGACTGGCACGTCTACCTCGGACCGGGTTCCCCCGTACCGTCAAGCAGCCGGATCGCAGTGCTCGGCGAGTTCGGCGGCCTGGGCCTGCACACGCCGGGCCACGAGTACAGCCCGAACGGCAGCTTCTTCGCCTACGAATGGCAGTCCAGTTCGAACGCGCTCACGGACCGGTACGTGGGGCTGGTGCAGGGCAGCCAGAACCTGATGCTCGGCAAGGGGCTCAGCGCCTCGGTCTACACCGAGATCACCGACCTGGAGGGCGAGCTGAACGGCTTCCTCACCTACGACCGACAAGTGATCAAAATGGATCAGGCGCGGGTCCGCGCCGCGAACACCGCACTGATCAACGCCTCAAAGGCCATCGGGAACTCGGCGCCCGTCGCCCTGCCGGTCAACACCCGACGGTCGTTGCAGGTCACCACGCCCGGCTACACCAACCGGTACCTGCGCCATCAGGACAGCCTGGCCTACACGGCGGTGGTCGACGCCGCCAGTTCCAGCCTGCTCAAGGCCGACGCCACGTACACGGTGCGGCCCGGTCTGGCCGACAGCAGCTGCTACTCGTTCGAGTCGGTCAACTTCTCCGGGCAGTACCTGCGCCACCAGAACTCCCGGATCCGCAACTCGCCGGACGACGGCTCCGCGCTCATGCGTGCCGACGCCACCTGGTGCGCACGCGTCGGACTGACAGGCACAGGAGTGTCGCTGGAGTCGTACAACTTCCGGGGTAGATACCTGCGGCACTACAACTCGGAGGTCTGGCTGAGCGACGGTGCCGGCGGCGACGCGTACAACACGCCGGCGTTGTGGGCCGCCGACAGCACCTGGAACATCGCCGCCCCGTGGGCGCCCTGA